The Anomalospiza imberbis isolate Cuckoo-Finch-1a 21T00152 chromosome 2, ASM3175350v1, whole genome shotgun sequence nucleotide sequence AACCAAGGTGTGGAGAGGGGAAATATTTGCCACCTGTTGGGTCAGAGGCTTTAGTGAGGACATTTGGTTACCAGCCTTGAGCCACTGGGTGGAACCAGGGCCACCACACGGCTCTGGGGCCAGCACACGGTGCCAGGCTTGGGTAGCTCCTTCCCAAGGTGGGGCTGTGGTGGTGGGGAGATGCTACCTGCCCTTCCCTTGATCCCAAGTCTTTCCTTTGGTCAAGTCATGGCTTAACTTGAGAGTCCTGGGAAGGTCACAGTGGGGGATAGTGGTGGGGGCCACCAGCTTCTCAAATATTTAATTCAGAAAAGCTTTGCTGATGTTGGTTAAGGAAAAGGGTTTTCCACAGTGAAGGATCACATGGGGCATCAGTGGGAAAGAGCAGGAGGGGTTAAACCATCCTTAGCAGCCCCTGAAGTGTCTGAGATTAAAATTCCAGctaaagaggaaggaaaaataactcTGAACCATTAACCCATCCCAGACTTTACCTTAACTTCAAAACACAAGCTGCGATGCAAGATTTGGTGGGGGGAGATGGGATTTTAGTGGTGGTGgtgacccccaaaccccaggagCCCCTTGAAGCCTGAGGCCATCATGCCTCCAAGTGGCTGAACCCTCCGGGCAAGGATTTGCTACTGTATTTTATGAATAATAAATAACACAGTTCAGCATTGTTGCAGTTTTGGGATGTAATTCCCAGGAAATGTTATTTAAGGGGTTTGTTTTAATGAGGGATGTTCAGAGCATCAGGTTTTCCTCCAGCCACCAGCATCCCACTGAATCTGGTCCTCCCCAGAGAGACCCCCCTGAGTCTTTGCCATCCCCTCTGGGAACTTGGGGATGATGTGGTTCCCAGCTGGAGGGCATGAAATGGATTCCTGGTTTTTTTAGCGGGGTGGAAAACAACATTTGAGGCTTTATTTTTGGCAAAATCCAACCAGCCAACAATAGCAATAAGAGCTGCTGGATACTCATAAATCCAggtatttttggtttgttttttttttttttttaattgccaaTATTTTCAGGCCCTCCAGCTGTGGTGACCCTCTGCCCATCTTCCCTTCGCTTTGCTCCTGAGCCAGGATCAGCctccaaatattttctctgctgTGTGTTAGCATTCccctaagggaaaaaaaaaaaaaaaggaaaaagcctgTGACGGAGCTTGGGAGGGAGGAAATCTTGGAAAAGGTGGCATGTTGCACGATGGCACTTGGAGATTCTCTGGCAATCAGGTGAAAGAACTTGTGGGAATGTTTGCAGGGCAGGAATAGCAAAATACCATGGTTTAACAGGAGTGATTCCCATTTGGAAACGCTCAATCGTGCTGCTTGCAGGGAATAATCTTGATGCAACATGGCCACCTGCAGCCTCCCTGCGTCCTCCTGCAAGAGATGGAGCCGGGAGATGGAATTTTCCAGGGGGAAAGGGGTTCAGGATCAGGGTAGGGATTTGTAGGGAAGCACGGGAAGGTGCAGGAtcacaccccaaaccctcccattCCCACAACATGGCCTCAACCCACACCAGGCTCCCACCCCTCTCTTTCTATGTAATTGattttaaattgattttgaCCACCAGACCAGCTCGTTTTTAAGTATTATTGGAcctcttaaataaaaataaatacaaaaaaaaattccctgaaagaacagcaacaaaaaaaaatttacaccCAAGAGTAACCACGTCTTCCAAGTCTACATCTCACAGGTGTGTAGGGAACATGGCCTTGGACTGATGCCCTGGAGAGCCCCACAGCCTCATTTTGTCCATCTGAAGTGTAAATTTGGGgttgttttcctgtttgttttctgttctggttttggttcTGAAGATCAGGTTGTGATCTCCCTGACAGATTTCAGCCAAGAGTTTGTAACTGTACGATATTTACTGTAAGATGTAGAACATTCGATAACTATTAAAATGtttccaaaaaaattaaataaataaataaaagagcCCGAGAGGGTTTGGTAGTTGGTTTTTTGGCACGGTGATGTCATGGAGAGGTGAATGGGACCAGCCATTAACCCTTTTTTGGGTTGATGGTTGAGGCTGATGGTCTCCAACCCAACCTTGGGTGGGTTATCCCAGTGATCCCAACACGGCCAAGCCAGCGTGATCCCATAGAATTCCTATGGAAAGTGAAATGTGTCATCTGCATGGTGAGCATCACCACCGCATGCTCCTGAACTGAGACTTTGGAGAGAGGATAGATGGATGCAGGAGACCAGCTTTGCCCAGAGCAATCCGTGCCCCAGCTGGGCTGTTGGGAAGGGGGGAGTCActctgtgatcctgtgattcATTATCCTGTAATGCTGAGCGCTGGCACCAGGTGATGGAGGGAAATCAGGAGTTCATGATGGTCCTGGAGAGTTCAACAGACCCAGAAGGTGACCATGAAATAGCGTCCAGTGTCCTCTGTGCTTCCAGTGGAGCTGTGTTGTGGCATCATGGTTCCCAGAGATGATGATTCCTGTGGCCACCACCACCGGCATCGCAGCTCCTGGACTATCTATGAGGCCACCACACCATGGCCACCATCAGGCCTCAGGGACAGAGAATCCTCACCAGCCGAGCGAGACGCTGGATTTGCTGTGCTGCTCTTGGACACCTTGGTGGCAGGAGCAGAAGCTGAGCTGCCACCTCCAGCACTTTGCAGCTCTGAGTGGGGCTGGCTTTCACACAATGCCCAGTGTCCTCCACGAGGTCTTTGTGGGTGTCACTGACCCCTGAGGCAGCCCCCAGGCCAGGTGCCTGCTCTGGAGGACAAGGGATGGACCACAGGTGAGCCTGGATTGGCCCCTTTGCACCACCCAGGGTGGCAGGAGCCACTCAGTGTCACCCATCCATGGCTGTCACTacccaacccaaacctccctgggacaGTTTGTTGAGGCTGTTTTCCCTTGTCTTGGGAGCAGAGCCACAatgtcccccctgagcctccttttctccgggctgagcccctttccagctccctcagcctctcctggggctccagccccttcccagccccattcccttccctggccatgctccagcccctccatgtccatGTCGggaggggcccagagctggatggTCACAGCAGGAgcgctgcaggaggaggggacacagggatgtgAGCGAGGGCACATGAGCCTGTGCAGCTGCCCATGAATCAcgcagcagcccccagccgtGCCACCCCGTGCCAGGCCCTGCCAGCACCCTGCAGCGAGGGacaccccctccctcctccctcactgtccccatggCCTTCATGCTCCGTTTCCCAGCCTTCAGAACCCCTTTGTCCGGAAAGGACCCCAGGGCTCTTCACCACCCTCTCTCACCTCGTGGGGGCCCTTGGTGCTGTAACATCACGGGGTCACATCCCGCTGCCGGCGGGGAGGGGACCACGGAGGGGCTCCCCCCCTGCCTCGCTCCTCATCTCAGGGATCCGGGACACCCGAAACCTGTTGGGGAGCATCATGTCAGCCTGTCCCCCCACTTTGCAGAGGGGCCACACACCGGGGGCTGTCCCTGCTTACCTGCCAATGGAGAGGATGGTCACCTCACTGGGATGAGCTCCAGGCTTGGGGACTTTGGTGGCACTGAGTGGTGGCAGCACCTCGGGCCACTTCTGGCTGCAGCGGGCACATGGGGCCGGACCCTGCACCgtgtgcaggtgctgctggtggtggcatgcggggggacactgaggcaggacgtgcagcctggggaggggggaaatgcCATCAGCGTGGGGGTGGTCCCACCATGAGGAGTCCTCAGTGCAGCCTTAGGGGACTGTTTACTTATTGAGGGGGGCACAGCTCGGTGGcatcagctgctgcctctggtgctccttcagcagctcctccagcgcCGCTGCATTTTCTGCGTGCGAGAGGACACCAAGGAGCTGGGGGGTCACGGGGCTCTGGCCCAGGtcgccccctcctcctccttcccagggACCCCCTGACCTTTCTTCTCGGTGATCAGCCTCACCAGCACCCCGATGGTGTCCTCATTGGCATCCTCCAGCTGGTAGATGGAGCTGGCACCTGGAAGAAGTCAGGAAGTTAGGGAAAACTTGGTGATGGGGGATGAGGCAGCGCGGGATGCCCTGGGACAAGGAGAACCAGAAACCACAGGAATGGGCTGAGCAAGAGGACATGGATGTGGGATCACCAAAGGTGTCATGGCACAACCAGGGCTCACCAGTGCCACCGAGCTGGGGCTCCTTGCTGGCGGTGCAGTGATAACCCTTCTTCTTCAGCAGGTTGCAGACCAGGATTCCCAACAATCCCATGGCACAGAAGACTGGGACGATGGTCAGCAcggctgcctgtgctgctgctgcctcctcctcctcctcacccagcAGGGTCACGCGTGTCCCGTTGGTTCCCGGGGCCCGGCCTGGCATTTCGGGACTTCGGGCTCGCCGCCGTCCTACAGGGAGACACGGATCAGCCTCAGAGAGGGGCTTTGTTGGGATTAAAACCCATTTCTCCAGGAGCCCCGCACCAGGGAAGCAGAAGCCACTTGTGTCCTGAGCAGAGGTGTCCTCAGCTGCCACATCCCAGCAGGACATCCCAAGGGAGACGCACCCTGTGGCGTCCCCGGGCCGAGGCCCGGCACAAGCTCCTCCATCACCCCCGGCCCTGGGGTGACGCCTCCGGCTCGAGcacccacctgggcaccccGGGGTGCTGCGGGCAGCAGCGGCGCAGGGCAGGCACCGGCCCCGgggctccctgtcccctccGGGGCTGTGAAACCTGCGGGGCGGGAGGGGAGGGTCAGGACACGGCCCCCGAGGCagggcggggctggggctcggCGTCCCCGGCAGGCTGGGCTCACCCCGGCAGGCAGGCTCCGCAGCGGCTGTCGCTCGCCGCCGTCCCCGCTGCCACCAGGATCCTGTTCCCGGCCCGGCACTGCGTGTGAGCGGCGCAGGACGCATCCCCCAGCGAGAAGGTGCCGGGGGGACAAGCTCGGCACGTCCCCGCTGGATCCTGCCGTGGGGGAAAGGGGGGTGAGCGACGCGCAGGTCCCGCAGCCTCCCCGGGCTCGGCTTACCCCGGTGGGCTCGGCTTACCCCGGTGGGCTCGGCTTACCCCGGTGGGCTCCTCTCCGGGCGGGCATCTCGCTGTCCCCTGCTCCGGGGCACTGCAGCTCCCGGCTCCCTGGGCAGGTCTGCTCAGCACCTGCGGCAGGATCAGAGCGCTCAGCGCCGCCGGCTGCCGCTGCCCCGCTGCCCCTGCCGGCAGTGCTGTGGCTCCGGTGGCGCGGTGGCACATACCACCCTCTTGCTTGCCCCACAGCCGGCAGACGGCCTTCTCCAGCGGGGTGAGGGATGTGAACCCACTGGATGCACCACGACGGATGCAAACCCATCCCCACGTCCTGTATGGTGATGGGGGGTGGTGTTGGAGCGTCGGAGAAGCAgagggatgggatgagatgggacTGACGAGGCCATACTCACCCCCAGGACGGTGACAAGCCACCAGTGCATCCCGCTCCTCTTCATCACCCGGGGAGACCTGCCCAAGGGGGAGCACCGGGGTCATCATCCAGGGCAAGTCCCACTGGAGAAGTAATTTGGGgaccctttttctcccctctggGGTGCTCCAAGGTATCTGCCTAAATATCCCTACAGCAGCAGTCCTGAACTATCCCCCAGAAAGTTATTTTAGAGATTTTATGGAATGCCCAGCATCACCTTTTCCCTTGGagatcccagctccatcccaaacTGGAGAGGGACCAACCTCAGCAGTGGAGTCACACCATTCATGCAAGGAGCAGATGATGCTAAACAA carries:
- the RELT gene encoding tumor necrosis factor receptor superfamily member 19L isoform X2, producing the protein MKRSGMHWWLVTVLGVLSRPAQGAGSCSAPEQGTARCPPGEEPTGDPAGTCRACPPGTFSLGDASCAAHTQCRAGNRILVAAGTAASDSRCGACLPGFHSPGGDREPRGRCLPCAAAARSTPGCPGRRRARSPEMPGRAPGTNGTRVTLLGEEEEEAAAAQAAVLTIVPVFCAMGLLGILVCNLLKKKGYHCTASKEPQLGGTGASSIYQLEDANEDTIGVLVRLITEKKENAAALEELLKEHQRQQLMPPSCAPLNKLHVLPQCPPACHHQQHLHTVQGPAPCARCSQKWPEVLPPLSATKVPKPGAHPSEVTILSIGRFRVSRIPEMRSEAGGEPLRGPLPAGSGM
- the RELT gene encoding tumor necrosis factor receptor superfamily member 19L isoform X3, producing MQAAGFPCRRQDFHVEAGSGFGSPRVMKRSGMHWWLVTVLGVLSRPAQGAGSCSAPEQGTARCPPGEEPTGDPAGTCRACPPGTFSLGDASCAAHTQCRAGNRILVAAGTAASDSRCGACLPGFHSPGGDREPRGRCLPCAAAARSTPGCPGRRRARSPEMPGRAPGTNGTRVTLLGEEEEEAAAAQAAVLTIVPVFCAMGLLGILVCNLLKKKGYHCTASKEPQLGGTGASSIYQLEDANEDTIGVLVRLITEKKENAAALEELLKEHQRQQLMPPSCAPLNKLHVLPQCPPACHHQQHLHTVQGPAPCARCSQKWPEVLPPLSATKVPKPGAHPSEVTILSIGRFRVSRIPEMRSEAGGEPLRGPLPAGSGM
- the RELT gene encoding tumor necrosis factor receptor superfamily member 19L isoform X1, with the protein product MNGVTPLLRSPRVMKRSGMHWWLVTVLGVLSRPAQGAGSCSAPEQGTARCPPGEEPTGDPAGTCRACPPGTFSLGDASCAAHTQCRAGNRILVAAGTAASDSRCGACLPGFHSPGGDREPRGRCLPCAAAARSTPGCPGRRRARSPEMPGRAPGTNGTRVTLLGEEEEEAAAAQAAVLTIVPVFCAMGLLGILVCNLLKKKGYHCTASKEPQLGGTGASSIYQLEDANEDTIGVLVRLITEKKENAAALEELLKEHQRQQLMPPSCAPLNKLHVLPQCPPACHHQQHLHTVQGPAPCARCSQKWPEVLPPLSATKVPKPGAHPSEVTILSIGRFRVSRIPEMRSEAGGEPLRGPLPAGSGM